A genomic stretch from Setaria italica strain Yugu1 chromosome VII, Setaria_italica_v2.0, whole genome shotgun sequence includes:
- the LOC101768454 gene encoding uncharacterized protein LOC101768454 produces MGSKVRVVFLLPLLGVALALAGGTVEAGLAGTGPYAAALQMMAPSTTTSTMGFEVRRRVLSNISPSSLNPNRAACLRSCPASGGAYTGRGCQKVYQCSG; encoded by the coding sequence ATGGGCAGCAAGGTGCGCGTCGTCTTCCTGCTTCCGCTGCTCGGCGTTGCGCTTGCTCTCGCCGGCGGCACCGTGGAGGCTGGGCTCGCCGGCACGGGGCCGTACGCCGCCGCGCTGCAGATGATGGCCccctcgacgacgacgtcgacgatGGGCTTCGAAGTGCGCCGCCGTGTCCTCAGCAATATCAGCCCGTCCTCGCTCAATCCTAACAGGGCAGCTTGCCTCCGTAGTTGCCCGGCCTCCGGCGGGGCCTACACCGGCCGCGGCTGCCAGAAGGTGTACCAGTGCTCCGGTTGA
- the LOC111257948 gene encoding homeobox-leucine zipper protein ROC6-like, with protein MAEILVHVTMENDGHLNNNKEQALGLTLGDATAWDYPVEYDMDALLGEDHNVDTNQRTHDEDHLPESETPQSKRPKRFNVRQVQELEAMFHACTHPDAEQRQQLGTRIGLEERQVRFWFQNRRSLMKLKACGNEVKELQQENGKLQADNNELKQLMLDPTCFKCRDPAGATQTTLERQRLLRENARLKDELQRANAYLKRSIREAGRRPQPMSSENQASAYMNPVPFTCNRTNQATLRSHAERAFKELVMLATKGQPLWMPTIDGEVLNDQHYDLQTFPGLLGFCPWGFVAEATRETDMIKGEAMDLVSILTDVAQWSEMFPDIVSYVRSSNVICSGSSSLRDGLIQLVNSYSISCIYCVHFDHDQSPNSNAVEYLQMDVEFWVQTPCLPTRNVKFLRFSKMMAERKWAVVDVSVDGNQHGYQQQSSGASCTGYRLLPSGCILEGMRSGFCKVTWVVHGEYLEAAVPTLFRKFLHSGQAFGACRWLRSFQRQCEYMAVLASSHVPSSSSSSSGAAISSLGKRGVLELAQRMTASFYAAISGPVTIASTNITNQWCVSSGTAAERVDAAVRMVIWNCAEIMPGEPAITVLSATTTVRLPGTPPVRVFEYLCNLQRRGEWDSFVNGGQVKELGYVSTSARLHGNAVSVLRPTIVAQGSRGMNNNMLILQQSSTDASGSLVVYSLIEENVMRGIMAGAENNIFLVPSGFAILPDGHGKARYNAASSSTSAPIDNNDDDGEGALLTVAFQAMLPSSPSGDHATTRAFDNAGQQLCDAIKKIKDAVGANNVIVN; from the exons ATGGC GGAAATTCTTGTGCAT GTTACTATGGAGAACGATGGGCATCTGAACAACAACAAGGAACAAGCACTTGGCCTCACCTTGGGAGACGCTACAGCATGGGACTACCCTGTGGAATATGATATGGATGCTCTCCTAGGAGAGGACCATAATGTGGACACTAACCAGAGAACTCATGACGAGGACCACCTCCCTGAGAGTGAGACACCGCAATCCAAGCGTCCGAAGCGCTTCAATGTGCGGCAGGTTCAGGAACTCGAAGC GATGTTCCACGCGTGTACCCACCCAGATGCTGAACAGCGTCAGCAACTTGGCACAAGGATTGGTTTAGAGGAAAGGCAGGTCCGATTCTGGTTCCAAAACCGGCGCTCCTTGATGAAG tTGAAGGCATGTGGAAACGAGGTCAAGGAGTTGCAACAAGAAAATGGGAAGCTGCAAGCTGATAACAATGAACTGAAGCAACTAATGCTGGACCCGACATGCTTCAAATGTCGTGACCCCGCAGGAGCAACCCAGACGACGTTGGAGAGGCAGCGCCTGCTCCGTGAAAATGCAAGGCTCAAGGATGAACTGCAGCGTGCCAATGCTTACCTGAAAAGAAGCATCCGTGAGGCAGGACGACGTCCTCAGCCTATGTCATCCGAGAATCAGGCATCAGCTTACATGAACCCTGTGCCATTCACCTGCAATAGAACCAACCAGGCTACACTTCGATCGCACGCTGAGCGTGCTTTCAAGGAGCTTGTCATGTTGGCAACGAAGGGTCAGCCGTTGTGGATGCCAACCATCGACGGCGAGGTGCTCAACGACCAGCACTACGATTTGCAAACGTTCCCTGGGTTACTTGGATTTTGCCCATGGGGGTTTGTCGCGGAGGCTACAAGGGAGACTGATATGATCAAAGGCGAAGCCATGGACCTCGTCAGCATCCTCACCGATGTG GCCCAGTGGTCAGAGATGTTCCCTGATATCGTCTCATATGTGAGGTCCAGCAATGTCATCTGCAGCGGCAGTTCCTCTTTACGCGACGGGCTCATTCAACTGGTGAACTCATACTCTATCTCGTGCATCTATTGTGTTCACTTTGATCACGATCAATCACCTAATTCAAACGCCGTGGAGTACTTGCAGATGGATGTAGAGTTCTGGGTGCAAACGCCGTGCCTGCCGACCCGCAACGTGAAGTTTCTGAGGTTTAGCAAGATGATGGCGGAGAGGAAGTGGGCTGTGGTAGACGTGTCTGTTGATGGCAACCAGCATGGATATCAACAGCAAAGCAGCGGAGCTAGTTGCACGGGCTACAGGTTGCTGCCATCCGGCTGCATACTTGAGGGCATGAGGAGTGGCTTCTGCAAG GTCACATGGGTTGTGCACGGGGAGTACCTTGAAGCCGCTGTGCCAACACTCTTCAGAAAGTTTCTCCATTCTGGGCAAGCCTTTGGTGCATGCCGTTGGCTCAGATCGTTCCAGAGGCAGTGTGAGTACATGGCCGTTCTGGCTTCCAGCCATGTtccaagcagcagcagtagcagctcAG GGGCAGCCATATCATCGCTGGGGAAGAGGGGAGTCTTGGAGCTGGCCCAGCGGATGACGGCGAGCTTCTACGCCGCCATCTCTGGGCCGGTTACCATTGCATCGACCAACATCACCAACCAGTGGTGTGTTAGCAGTGGCACTGCTGCTGAGAGGGTGGACGCAGCAGTGCGCATGGTGATATGGAATTGCGCTGAGATCATGCCTGGAGAGCCTGCAATCACGGTGCTGAGCGCCACCACCACAGTCAGGCTGCCTGGCACACCGCCAGTGCGCGTGTTCGAGTACCTCTGCAATTTGCAGCGCCGTGGCGAGTGGGATAGCTTTGTCAATGGGGGCCAAGTGAAGGAATTGGGCTATGTTTCCACGTCTGCACGCCTCCATGGCAACGCTGTCTCTGTCCTCCGCCCCACT ATCGTTGCTCAGGGAAGTCGTGGAATGAACAACAACATGCTGATCTTGCAACAGTCAAGCACCGACGCGTCAGGTTCGCTGGTGGTGTACAGTCTCATTGAGGAAAACGTGATGCGTGGCATCATGGCTGGCGCCGAAAACAACATCTTCCTCGTGCCCTCTGGATTCGCCATCCTCCCAGACGGCCATGGCAAGGCCCGATACAACGCTGCCAGCTCCTCTACTAGTGCTCCCATCGAcaacaacgacgacgacggtgaagGAGCACTTCTTACTGTGGCGTTCCAAGCAATGTTGCCTAGCTCCCCATCAGGCGACCATGCCACTACCCGGGCCTTTGACAATGCAGGACAGCAGCTCTGCGATGCGATAAAGAAGATCAAGGACGCCGTCGGGGCCAATAACGTCATCGTGAACTGA
- the LOC101768054 gene encoding uncharacterized protein LOC101768054 yields MDRRRAYASLLVLVGVLLALASPVVAGGMSATFAAGVGVGDAAALRRLMSTRLEDGVAPELTVDLELHRRVLAGVIKPGALNPNRPACIRSCPAPGQPYNRGCKAIYHCPH; encoded by the coding sequence ATGGATAGGAGGAGGGCGTACGCATCCTTGCTCGTGCTCGTCGGCGTCCTACTCGCTCTTGCAAgccccgtcgtcgccggcgggatGAGCGCCACGTTCGCAGCCGGCGTTGGGGTCGGAGACGCGGCCGCGCTGCGACGGCTGATGTCGACAAGGCTGGAGGACGGGGTGGCGCCGGAGCTCACGGTGGACCTGGAGCTGCACCGCCGCGTTCTGGCCGGCGTCATCAAACCGGGCGCGCTGAATCCCAACCGCCCGGCCTGCATACGGTCGTGCCCGGCGCCAGGGCAGCCGTACAACCGGGGCTGCAAGGCCATATACCATTGCCCCCAC